Proteins encoded within one genomic window of Oryza glaberrima chromosome 12, OglaRS2, whole genome shotgun sequence:
- the LOC127757170 gene encoding uncharacterized protein LOC127757170 isoform X2, with product MAAASGPWLLVVVVAWVLGVAAASSSSSSPGQAGTSQKFNKCMPCSRRYVADSYLDTLIGQLAQHRDLTETSDSADSCKGLDYDLDAPMLTELHSELVGEGSHRRLVYHVEFANCADAMVNFLDNYDANLVVIENLPNGVFADPFELQHFVERKVYLDMAVFGDTNLELPSALSNRSSVEIHVDLAPLASMNCNLVIDLPLHARYPPLDASGYATVEFGSPDLLLRYRKKDTVPESCSWLLKDLDAAPVEKATWRIPCGDEAHIGFVSKHNQRESSLQLKLQTCSRLTTDH from the exons ATGGCCGCGGCGAGCGGACCGTGGCTGCTCGTCGTGGTCGTGGCTTGGGTCTTGGGCGTtgcggccgcctcgtcgtcgtcgtcatcgcctgGGCAG GCAGGTACCAGCCAGAAATTCAACAAGTGTATGCCGTGCTCTAGGAGATATGTCGCTGATTCATACCTCGATACCTTGATCGGCCAGCTTGCTCAACATCGTGACTTGACTGAAACATCTGATTCTGCTGACTCATGCAAAGGACTTGATTATGATCTTGATGCACCCATGCTTACAGAATTGCACTCGGAACTGGTTGGTGAAGGTTCTCATCGCCGTCTAGTCTATCATGTGGAATTTGCTAACTGTGCAGATGCTATGGTTAATTTCCTTGATAACTATGATGCCAATCTGGTGGTAATAGAAAATCTCCCGAATGGTGTGTTTGCTGACCCATTTGAGCTACAACATTTTGTTGAGCGGAAAG TATATCTTGATATGGCTGTTTTCGGAGACACCAACCTTGAACTGCCTTCGGCTCTATCCAACCGGTCATCTGTGGAAATCCATGTTGATCTCGCACCACTTGCATCGATGAACTGTAACCTTGTAATAGACCTGCCTCTCCATGCTAGATACCCG CCTCTTGATGCCAGTGGTTATGCGACGGTTGAGTTTGGTAGCCCAGATCTGCTTCTACGTTACAGAAAGAAGGATACTGTTCCTGAATCCTGCTCATGGTTGCTGAAAGATCTTGATGCTGCACCTGTGGAGAAAGCTACATGGCGCATACCCTGTGGAGACGAAGCGCACATAGGATTTGTATCTA AACACAATCAAAGGGAAAGTTCCTTGCAGTTGAAGTTGCAAACCTGCAGTCGACTGACCACTGATCACTGA
- the LOC127757589 gene encoding BTB/POZ domain-containing protein At3g50780-like has translation MEETRAKRVDASARMRAVPIAVTPEGFWCCPSPAALHKSLKNNPHHHGGGGNHKPPPPTPPPQQHKTTTPSAPPSRAPSVLSEPVAGDAPDEPPPQPAAAEAEAERHKICVGFGQPKTSDVTVVLYGKEGIAVRMSVHGDVLRRSSAFFAEKLSSSSSSSGSGGHGHGSCLEIHDCDDAEIYVETVGLMYCDEAKHKLLKQNVSRVLRIMKVAESLGFHACVKSCLDYLEAVPWVGEEEDNVVSSIRHLQSKAYGVSPLLKRITSDNLKSPTDTLAHIMEMVLKSTDDRARREMKALVLNLLKDSNHCTDGSSDISSELLYSSCQGCLDRLRLLFSEATGQEFSVELTRQITLETDNLLWLVEILVNQRICDDFVALWANQSEIAELHGKLPVASRHTVSCITARLFVGIGRGEMLPSKNTRLLLLQVWLQPLIDDYSWLQCSCRSFDRKLVEEGIGQTILTLPLEDQRSMLLAWLGRFLKLGDNCPNLQRAFEVWWRRTFVRPYVSQARCGG, from the exons ATGGAGGAGACGAGGGCGAAGAGGGTGGATGCCTCGGCGAGGATGCGGGCCGTGCCGATCGCCGTCACGCCGGAGGGATTCTGGTGCtgcccgtcgccggcggcgctccACAAGAGCCTCAAGAACAACccccaccaccacggcggcggcggcaaccacaagcctccgccgccgacgccgccgccgcagcagcacaAGACGACGACcccatccgcgccgccgtcgagggcCCCCTCGGTCCTGAGCGagccggtcgccggcgacgctcccgacgagccgccgccgcagccggcggcggcggaggcggaggcggagaggcaCAAGATCTGCGTGGGGTTCGGGCAGCCGAAGACGAGCGACGTGACGGTGGTGCTGTACGGCAAGGAAGGGATCGCGGTGAGGATGAGCGTGCACGGGGACGTGCTCCGCCGGAGCAGCGCCTTCTTCGCCGAgaagctctcctcctcctcctcctcctccggctccggtggccatggccatggctcGTGCCTGGAGATCCATGACTGCGACGACGCTGAGATCTATGTGGAAACCGTCGGGCTCATGTACTGCGACGAGGCCAAGCACAAGCTGCTCAAGCAGAATGTCTCGCGTGTTCTTCGCATCATGAAG GTTGCCGAGTCGCTTGGTTTCCACGCATGTGTCAAGTCATGCTTGGATTATTTGGAAGCTGTTCCTTGGGTTGGTGAGGAAGAAGACAATGTTGTGTCCTCGATACGGCATCTTCAGAGCAAGGCTTATGGAGTTAGTCCTCTGCTGAAAAGAATTACTTCTGACAATCTAAAATCACCAACTGATACACTAGCTCATATAATGGAGATGGTGTTGAAGAGCACTGATGACAGGGCGCGTCGGGAAATGAAAGCCCTTGTTCTGAATCTTCTGAAAGACAGCAACCATTGCACAGATGGATCATCAGACATCAGTTCAGAATTATTGTACAGTTCATGCCAAGGTTGCTTAGACAGACTTCGACTACTGTTTTCAGAAGCGACGGGACAAGAATTTTCTGTTGAACTTACACGGCAAATAACTCTGGAGACAGATAATCTCCTCTGGTTGGTTGAGATATTGGTTAACCAGCGCATCTGCGATGATTTTGTGGCTCTATGGGCAAACCAAAGCGAGATTGCAGAATTACATGGAAAATTGCCGGTTGCCTCTCGTCACACTGTTAGCTGTATCACAGCAAGGCTTTTTGTCGGAATTGGAAGAGGAGAGATGCTTCCATCCAAGAACACCCGTCTTCTCCTCTTGCAAGTCTGGCTGCAACCACTCATTGATGACTACTCATGGTTACAATGCAGCTGCCGGTCATTCGATAGGAAGCTCGTCGAGGAAGGGATCGGGCAGACAATCCTGACACTTCCCTTGGAAGATCAGCGGTCCATGTTACTGGCATGGCTTGGGAGATTCTTGAAGTTAGGGGATAATTGCCCTAATCTCCAGAGAGCATTTGAAGTATGGTGGAGAAGGACTTTTGTCAGGCCTTATGTCAGTCAGGCAAG ATGTGGTGGATAA
- the LOC127757170 gene encoding uncharacterized protein LOC127757170 isoform X1: MPCSRRYVADSYLDTLIGQLAQHRDLTETSDSADSCKGLDYDLDAPMLTELHSELVGEGSHRRLVYHVEFANCADAMVNFLDNYDANLVVIENLPNGVFADPFELQHFVERKVYLDMAVFGDTNLELPSALSNRSSVEIHVDLAPLASMNCNLVIDLPLHARYPPLDASGYATVEFGSPDLLLRYRKKDTVPESCSWLLKDLDAAPVEKATWRIPCGDEAHIGFVSSITFLSALVCSILIVIAALFY, encoded by the exons ATGCCGTGCTCTAGGAGATATGTCGCTGATTCATACCTCGATACCTTGATCGGCCAGCTTGCTCAACATCGTGACTTGACTGAAACATCTGATTCTGCTGACTCATGCAAAGGACTTGATTATGATCTTGATGCACCCATGCTTACAGAATTGCACTCGGAACTGGTTGGTGAAGGTTCTCATCGCCGTCTAGTCTATCATGTGGAATTTGCTAACTGTGCAGATGCTATGGTTAATTTCCTTGATAACTATGATGCCAATCTGGTGGTAATAGAAAATCTCCCGAATGGTGTGTTTGCTGACCCATTTGAGCTACAACATTTTGTTGAGCGGAAAG TATATCTTGATATGGCTGTTTTCGGAGACACCAACCTTGAACTGCCTTCGGCTCTATCCAACCGGTCATCTGTGGAAATCCATGTTGATCTCGCACCACTTGCATCGATGAACTGTAACCTTGTAATAGACCTGCCTCTCCATGCTAGATACCCG CCTCTTGATGCCAGTGGTTATGCGACGGTTGAGTTTGGTAGCCCAGATCTGCTTCTACGTTACAGAAAGAAGGATACTGTTCCTGAATCCTGCTCATGGTTGCTGAAAGATCTTGATGCTGCACCTGTGGAGAAAGCTACATGGCGCATACCCTGTGGAGACGAAGCGCACATAGGATTTGTATCTAGTATCACTTTTCTTTCAGCTCTAGTTTGCTCAATTTTAATAGTCATAGCTGCCCTATTTTATTGA
- the LOC127757713 gene encoding uncharacterized protein LOC127757713 — protein sequence MRYGEVVHFSHPHHRLRLEHADTPFRCDGCREVGIGARFRCPFAGCDHDLHRQCALPLSPPPPPLRHPFYPRCAFVFLARAPGAPGTRYCNACGRDVAGFVYHCRACGFDLHPCCATLPHVLDAAAGAASAGGGGGARLYLHPKATAACHRCGHRGRSWTYRSSCKSYSLHVACVMDMLVESWNGVGRHKGGVAGGGNVYDGVTVAGSGGYRVPVIRGAAKSSHASRGGSYWGRKGKVKRCCEIAGFAAQVVISAVLGDPTALIAGVIGSLIAR from the coding sequence atgagGTACGGCGAGGTGGTGCACTTCAGCCACCCGCACCACCGGCTGCGGCTGGAGCACGCCGACACGCCGTTCCGGTGCGACGGGTGCCGCGAGGTCGGCATCGGCGCGCGCTTCCGCTGCCCGTTCGCCGGCTGCGACCACGACCTCCACCGCCAGTGCGCGCTCCCgctgtccccgccgccgccgccgctccgccacccGTTCTACCCGCGCtgcgccttcgtcttcctcgcgcggGCGCCCGGCGCGCCGGGGACGCGCTACTGCAACGCCTGCGGCCGCGACGTCGCCGGCTTCGTCTACCACTGCCGCGCCTGCGGCTTCGACCTCCACCCCTGCTGCGCCACGCTCCCACAcgtcctcgacgccgccgccggcgccgcctccgccggcggcggcggaggcgcgaggCTGTACCTGCacccgaaggcgacggcggcgtgccaCCGGTGCGGGCACCGGGGGCGGAGCTGGACGTACCGGAGCAGCTGCAAGAGCTACAGCCTCCACGTGGCGTGCGTCATGGACATGCTCGTCGAGAGCTGGAACGGCGTCGGCCGCCACaagggcggcgtcgccggcggcggcaatgtGTACGACGGCGTGACGGTGGCGGGGAGCGGCGGGTACAGGGTGCCGGTGATACGCGGCGCGGCGAAGAGCAGCCACGCGAGCAGGGGAGGGTCCTACTggggaaggaaggggaaggTGAAGCGGTGCTGCGAGATCGCCGGCTTCGCGGCGCAGGTGGTCATCTCCGCCGTGCTCGGCGACCCCACCGCCCTCATCGCCGGCGTCATCGGCTCGCTCATCGCGCGgtga
- the LOC127758104 gene encoding protein DA1-related 1-like, protein MGWLNKIFKGSVNRVSRGHYDGSWHEGHSSDNARGAYDESDNEDIDRAIALSLSEEQNKGKAVDIDYNLEEDEQLARALQESLNADSPPRQNIPVENVPSEPPRELPPILFASSGSRTCAGCKNPIGHGRFLSCMDSVWHPQCFRCFACNKPISEYEFAMHEDQPYHKSCYKDFFHPKCDVCKNFIPTNRNGLIEYRAHPFWMQKYCPSHEDDGTPRCCSCERMEPMDIKYITLDDGRKLCLECLNSSIMDTPECQQLYMDIQEFFEGLNMKVEQQVPILLVERQALNEALETEKNGHHLPETRGLCLSEEQIVRTILRRPIIGPGNRIIDMITAPYKLERRCEVTAILILYGLPRLQTGSILAHEMMHAYLRLKGFRSLSPQVEEGICQVLSHMWLESEIIFGSSIDISATSVASSSSSSSTPTTSKKGAKTEFEKKLGAFIKHQIETDSSEAYGDGFRAANRAVESYGLRSTLNHMKMTGSFPY, encoded by the exons ATGGGTtggttaaataaaatatttaaaggTTCAGTAAATAGAGTTTCAAGGGGCCATTATGATGGAAGCTGGCATGAAGGTCATTCATCAGATAACGCCAGA GGAGCGTATGATGAAAGTGATAATGAAGATATAGATCGTGCTATTGCACTGTCTTTATCAGAAGAACAAAATAAGGGAAAAGCTGTTG aTATCGATTATAATTTGGAGGAAGATGAACAACTTGCACGAGCTCTCCAGGAGAGCCTTAATGCTGACTCTCCTCCACGTCAGAATATTCCTGTTGAGAATGTTCCATCAGAGCCCCCAAGAGAGCTGCCTCCGATTCTATTTGCCTCAAGTGGATCCAG AACTTGTGCTGGATGCAAAAACCCAATTGGTCATGGACGTTTTCTTAGCTGTATGGATTCAGTATGGCATCCTCAGTGCTTCAGGTGTTTTGCTTGTAACAAGCCCATCTCTGAGTATGAG TTTGCTATGCATGAAGATCAGCCATACCACAAATCATGCTACAAAGATTTTTTCCATCCAAAATGTGATGTCTGCAAGAACTTT ATTCCAACGAACAGGAATGGGCTGATCGAATACCGAGCACATCCATTCTGGATGCAAAAGTACTGTCCTTCCCATGAAGATGATGGCACTCCTAGGTGTTGCAGTTGTGAAAGAATGGAG CCGATGGacatcaaatacatcacattaGATGATGGGAGGAAACTCTGCTTGGAATGTCTCAATTCTTCAATAATGGATACACCAGAGTGTCAACAGCTGTATATGGACATTCAGGAATTTTTTGAAGGTCTGAACATGAAAGTGGAGCAACAAGTTCCAATACTCTTGGTTGAGAGACAGGCTCTAAATGAGGCTTTAGAAACTGAGAAAAAT GGGCATCATCTTCCTGAAACAAGGGGACTATGTCTTTCTGAAGAGCAAATTGTCAGAACG ATCTTAAGAAGACCAATAATTGGACCGGGAAACAGAATTATAGATATGATCACAGCACCATATAAGCTGGAAAGACGATGTGAAGTGACTGCAATCCTGATATTATATGGGTTGCCGAG ATTACAAACTGGCTCAATTCTCGCCCATGAAATGATGCATGCTTATCTACGTCTGAAAG gaTTTCGGTCTCTTAGTCCTCAGGTTGAAGAAGGCATATGCCAAGTTCTTTCCCACATGTGGCTCGAGTCAGAGATCATCTTTGGTTCTAGTATCGACATATCAGCCACCTCAGTGGCATCttcgtcatcgtcatcttcaACTCCAACCACATCAAAGAAGGGCGCAAAGACCGAATTCGAGAAGAAGCTCGGAGCATTCATCAAACATCAGATCGAAACGGATTCATCTGAGGCATACGGAGATGGTTTTCGAGCTGCCAATCGGGCTGTCGAAAGCTATGGCCTGAGAAGTACCCTTAATCATATGAAAATGACAGGGTCTTTCCCATATTGA